The following are encoded together in the Streptomyces sp. NBC_00341 genome:
- a CDS encoding NlpC/P60 family protein has translation MAAHRKPKQRPYTGSAARTAATLALAGAATAAALPGSAHAEPTPTAAKVKAQVDRLYREAEVATEQYNGAKVKAAAAARSIDALRDEAARRTERLNTSREALGSYAAAQYRAGGLDPSLQLALSSDPDQYLQRASYVERAASGRADEVRAVQRQVADVAQLRSEAAGQLAELTARQDDLQKHKATVRAKLSQARTLLARLSPAQRAAYDASDDGGRGGAGHADRSAPRGSAQAPNARAAAAVAFAYGALGKPYVWGATGPSSFDCSGLTQAAWRSAGVSLPRTTYTQINAGQRVGRSELAPGDLVFFYSGISHVGLYIGNGRMIHAPRPGAPVRIAPIDEMPFAGATRVA, from the coding sequence GTGGCCGCGCACCGGAAACCCAAGCAGCGCCCGTACACCGGCTCTGCTGCCCGCACCGCGGCGACCCTCGCCCTCGCCGGGGCCGCGACCGCTGCCGCGCTGCCGGGATCCGCGCACGCAGAGCCGACGCCCACCGCCGCCAAGGTCAAGGCCCAGGTGGACCGGCTGTACCGGGAGGCGGAGGTCGCCACCGAGCAGTACAACGGCGCGAAGGTGAAGGCGGCCGCCGCCGCCAGGTCGATCGACGCGCTGCGCGACGAGGCCGCCCGCAGGACCGAGCGGCTCAACACCTCGCGCGAGGCGCTGGGCTCGTACGCCGCCGCGCAGTACCGCGCGGGCGGCCTCGATCCCTCCCTCCAGCTGGCCCTCTCCTCCGACCCCGACCAGTACCTCCAGCGCGCCTCCTACGTGGAGCGGGCCGCATCGGGCCGGGCCGACGAGGTCCGCGCCGTGCAGCGCCAGGTGGCGGACGTGGCGCAGCTGCGCTCCGAGGCGGCGGGGCAACTGGCCGAGCTGACCGCCCGCCAGGACGACCTCCAGAAGCACAAGGCGACGGTCCGGGCCAAGCTGTCGCAGGCCCGCACGCTGCTGGCCCGCCTCTCCCCCGCCCAGCGCGCCGCCTACGACGCCTCCGACGACGGCGGCCGAGGCGGCGCGGGCCACGCCGACCGCAGCGCCCCGCGCGGCTCTGCACAGGCACCGAACGCCCGCGCGGCGGCGGCCGTCGCCTTCGCGTACGGGGCCCTCGGCAAGCCGTACGTCTGGGGCGCCACCGGCCCCTCCTCGTTCGACTGCTCCGGCCTCACCCAGGCCGCCTGGCGCTCCGCAGGTGTCTCGCTGCCCCGGACCACGTACACCCAGATCAACGCCGGGCAGCGGGTCGGACGGTCCGAACTCGCTCCCGGGGACCTGGTGTTCTTCTACTCGGGCATCAGCCATGTCGGCCTCTACATCGGCAACGGGCGGATGATCCACGCCCCGCGCCCCGGAGCCCCGGTCCGCATCGCGCCGATCGACGAAATGCCCTTCGCCGGAGCGACCCGGGTGGCATAG